In Candidatus Niyogibacteria bacterium CG10_big_fil_rev_8_21_14_0_10_46_36, one DNA window encodes the following:
- the scpB gene encoding SMC-Scp complex subunit ScpB, whose protein sequence is MISMYIMQKLAKTIESLLFVLGEATSIKRLATLTGASVEDVSKAVEELNAALQDRGIRLVFTGDAVSLVTAPESSKEVSEVMKEEFSGDLSKAATETLAIIVYKGPVSRPDVDYIRGVNSSFTLRNLLVRGLVERVPNPGDARSYLYKPSLDLLKYFGISRIEDVPEYERVKEELSRHGAEDEEGHIKAETDESAPPPEDAPRADEQL, encoded by the coding sequence ATGATATCCATGTACATCATGCAGAAACTGGCGAAAACAATTGAATCGCTCCTGTTTGTGTTGGGAGAAGCAACAAGCATTAAGCGGCTCGCGACATTGACTGGTGCTTCCGTTGAGGATGTCAGCAAAGCGGTTGAGGAACTGAATGCCGCGCTCCAAGACAGGGGAATACGGCTGGTATTTACCGGAGACGCGGTAAGTTTGGTGACTGCGCCTGAATCTTCAAAAGAGGTATCTGAAGTTATGAAGGAAGAATTTTCGGGTGACTTAAGTAAGGCGGCTACCGAGACACTTGCGATAATCGTATACAAAGGACCTGTGTCCCGCCCCGATGTTGATTATATCCGCGGAGTGAACTCGAGCTTTACACTCCGCAATCTTCTTGTGCGTGGGCTGGTAGAACGCGTTCCGAACCCAGGTGACGCCCGTTCGTACTTGTACAAACCTTCGCTTGACCTCTTAAAATATTTCGGCATTTCGCGGATAGAAGATGTGCCCGAATACGAGCGCGTCAAAGAGGAATTGTCGCGTCATGGAGCGGAAGATGAGGAAGGCCACATCAAAGCCGAAACAGATGAATCAGCGCCGCCACCTGAGGATGCGCCAAGGGCAGATGAACAATTATGA
- the aspS gene encoding aspartate--tRNA ligase, which translates to MMRTLINQTPEHAGKKVTLFGWVSVRRDHGKLIFIDLRDMSGTVQVVFNPKKDALLKVADTLRPEWVIRLEGEVKKRPEGMINKDMPTGSVEINATALEVLSQAATPPFALDSDGKDIGEEHRLAYRYLDLRRERLQKNIRARAAVHLLIRNMLAEKGFTDIETPYLTRSTPEGARDYVVPSRLQKGSFYALPQSPQQYKQLLMVAGFEKYFQIVRCFRDEDTRGDRQPEFTQLDIEMSFASEEDIIGLAKEICETVVKELYPTKKLSKPSFRHLTYEESMKEYKSDHPDLRKDKDDPDELAFAIITDFPMFEKLQDGSWSSVHHPFTLPKLKDGGDAFQALKEGRDFGDFLAHQYDVVLNGSEIAGGSLRIYEPEFLQTVFERLGHDKEIFGDQFKHMLDAFSYGAPPHGGIAFGLDRFHTILQNESSIREVMAFPKTGDGRDLMMRAPAPLSEEQLRELGLRIEKDK; encoded by the coding sequence ATTATGAGGACTCTCATCAACCAAACTCCGGAACATGCAGGCAAAAAGGTGACCCTTTTCGGCTGGGTTTCGGTTAGGCGCGATCACGGCAAGCTTATTTTTATTGACCTTCGTGATATGTCGGGGACGGTGCAGGTAGTGTTTAATCCCAAGAAGGATGCGCTTTTGAAAGTTGCAGACACCCTGCGCCCCGAGTGGGTTATCCGTCTTGAGGGTGAAGTGAAAAAGCGCCCCGAGGGCATGATAAATAAAGATATGCCGACGGGAAGTGTTGAGATAAATGCAACAGCGCTTGAAGTGCTTTCGCAGGCGGCAACGCCGCCCTTTGCGCTTGATTCTGATGGCAAGGATATCGGTGAAGAACATCGTCTTGCATATCGTTATTTGGATTTACGGCGCGAGCGTCTCCAGAAAAATATCCGCGCGCGCGCGGCGGTCCATTTACTCATTCGCAACATGTTGGCAGAGAAAGGATTTACCGACATAGAAACGCCGTATCTTACACGCTCTACTCCCGAGGGCGCGCGCGATTATGTTGTGCCATCCCGGTTGCAAAAGGGTTCGTTTTACGCCCTCCCGCAAAGTCCTCAACAATATAAACAGCTTTTGATGGTTGCGGGATTTGAAAAATATTTCCAGATTGTACGGTGTTTCCGCGATGAAGATACGCGCGGTGACCGCCAGCCCGAATTTACCCAACTTGATATAGAGATGAGTTTTGCGTCAGAGGAGGATATCATCGGTCTTGCGAAAGAAATTTGCGAAACAGTAGTCAAAGAATTGTACCCCACAAAGAAGCTGTCCAAGCCGTCGTTCCGGCATCTTACCTACGAAGAATCGATGAAAGAATACAAAAGCGACCATCCTGATCTGCGCAAAGATAAGGATGACCCGGACGAACTTGCGTTTGCTATCATTACGGATTTTCCGATGTTTGAAAAACTTCAAGACGGGTCATGGTCGTCAGTCCACCACCCGTTTACCTTACCGAAGCTTAAGGACGGCGGAGACGCGTTTCAGGCGCTAAAAGAAGGAAGAGATTTTGGGGATTTTTTGGCGCATCAATACGATGTAGTGCTTAATGGAAGCGAAATAGCAGGAGGGTCGCTTCGTATTTATGAACCTGAATTTTTGCAGACGGTGTTTGAACGGCTGGGACATGACAAAGAAATTTTTGGCGATCAATTTAAGCATATGCTTGATGCGTTCTCATATGGCGCGCCTCCGCACGGCGGCATTGCGTTCGGTTTGGACCGCTTTCATACAATCCTTCAGAACGAGTCGTCTATCCGCGAAGTGATGGCATTCCCAAAGACTGGGGACGGCAGAGACCTCATGATGCGCGCACCTGCTCCGTTATCTGAAGAACAATTACGAGAACTCGGGCTTCGTATTGAAAAGGATAAATAG
- a CDS encoding mechanosensitive ion channel family protein — protein sequence MGHSLIYTTLMDFSILISDVVGPWFFEHGVRLIFIVVVLFAAQKIVRIAIRKAVEGYTQHAYKSRDSKAQTKRRETLAGVFSSAIKVAIWIFGGIMILSELGVDTGPLIAGAGIAGIALGFGGQWLIKDIIAGFFIILEDQYRKGDVVKIAGVSGEVQEINLRHTILRDLDGVEHHVPNGTISTASNMTKFESRVHLDIGISYSARVDDVIAVLNEIGQDMAKDEAWGEKFRKPIEALGVSEFADSSVIIKLLGETRPGEQWAVAREYRRRVKNVFDERGIEIPFPQRVIHIQGGQNS from the coding sequence TTGGGACATTCTCTTATTTACACAACTCTTATGGATTTTTCAATTTTGATTAGTGATGTTGTTGGACCGTGGTTTTTTGAGCACGGTGTCCGCCTGATATTTATTGTCGTGGTGCTTTTTGCGGCACAGAAAATAGTGCGGATTGCGATACGGAAAGCCGTTGAAGGATACACCCAGCACGCCTATAAATCGCGCGATAGTAAAGCCCAGACGAAGCGCAGAGAAACGCTCGCAGGGGTGTTTTCTTCGGCAATAAAAGTGGCTATATGGATATTTGGAGGGATTATGATTCTTTCGGAGCTCGGTGTAGACACGGGTCCTCTCATTGCGGGCGCAGGCATTGCGGGCATTGCATTAGGATTTGGCGGACAATGGCTTATTAAGGATATTATCGCGGGATTTTTTATTATCCTTGAGGATCAATACCGAAAAGGTGATGTGGTTAAAATCGCAGGGGTATCCGGGGAGGTGCAAGAGATAAATTTGCGCCACACTATATTGCGCGACCTGGATGGCGTGGAACATCATGTGCCGAACGGAACAATATCAACTGCATCCAACATGACCAAGTTTGAATCGCGGGTGCATCTGGATATCGGGATTTCTTACAGCGCGCGCGTTGATGATGTTATCGCGGTTTTGAATGAAATAGGGCAGGATATGGCAAAAGACGAGGCGTGGGGGGAGAAATTCAGAAAACCGATAGAAGCGCTGGGGGTCAGTGAATTTGCAGATTCTTCGGTCATTATCAAACTGCTTGGAGAAACAAGACCTGGAGAACAGTGGGCGGTTGCGCGGGAGTATCGCCGCCGGGTAAAAAATGTATTTGATGAACGGGGGATTGAGATTCCATTTCCACAGCGAGTCATCCATATACAGGGAGGGCAAAACAGTTAA
- the dnaJ gene encoding molecular chaperone DnaJ gives MSVDYYQVLGIEKGASKDDIKKAYRKLAHKYHPDKQGGDEKKFKEISEAYYVLSDDTRRTQYDQYGRAFSGAGRGSQGFDPNFWQNADFGGQDFGGFSDIFEGMFGFGGGARKRQKRGHDISIDIELPFEDSIFGATRTIVLRKTGACKICKGSGAEEGSKTEQCKTCNGSGSVREQRQTFFGAVHMLQECKECQGKGAIPDKKCKTCGGVGIEKREEEITVVVPPGIEHGEMIRMTGQGEAIANGAPGDLYIKVHVQRHAFLKRHGTNLIMDLEVPMTEAVLGGEKVIESIDGKIKIKIPEGIDSGEVLRVRERGVPMQSGKKGDLLIRVLVKNPKKLSRKAKKLFEELREEGV, from the coding sequence ATGAGCGTTGATTATTATCAGGTTCTCGGCATAGAAAAGGGCGCCTCCAAAGACGACATCAAAAAGGCGTATCGGAAGCTTGCTCATAAATACCACCCGGACAAACAGGGGGGGGATGAGAAAAAATTCAAAGAAATAAGCGAAGCCTACTATGTGCTCTCGGATGATACACGTCGAACGCAATACGACCAGTACGGGCGTGCATTTAGCGGCGCGGGCAGGGGTTCGCAGGGATTTGACCCGAATTTCTGGCAGAATGCTGACTTTGGCGGACAGGACTTCGGTGGATTTTCAGATATTTTTGAGGGTATGTTCGGTTTTGGGGGCGGAGCGCGCAAGCGCCAGAAGCGTGGCCACGATATTTCAATAGATATTGAGCTCCCGTTTGAAGATTCAATATTCGGGGCTACGCGCACGATAGTACTCCGCAAGACCGGCGCATGCAAAATCTGCAAGGGTTCGGGTGCCGAAGAAGGCTCAAAAACAGAACAATGCAAAACCTGCAACGGATCAGGGTCGGTGCGCGAACAGCGCCAGACCTTTTTTGGCGCTGTGCATATGCTTCAGGAATGTAAAGAGTGCCAAGGAAAAGGAGCTATCCCCGATAAAAAGTGTAAAACCTGCGGAGGCGTAGGTATTGAAAAGCGCGAAGAAGAGATTACCGTTGTCGTTCCGCCCGGCATTGAGCATGGTGAGATGATACGGATGACAGGACAAGGCGAAGCAATTGCGAATGGCGCTCCGGGAGACCTGTATATCAAAGTGCACGTGCAAAGGCACGCGTTTTTAAAACGCCATGGCACAAATCTTATTATGGACCTCGAAGTCCCTATGACCGAAGCAGTGCTTGGCGGGGAGAAAGTGATAGAATCTATTGATGGTAAGATAAAAATAAAAATACCCGAAGGCATTGATTCGGGCGAAGTGCTCCGCGTGCGCGAGCGGGGCGTGCCGATGCAATCTGGCAAAAAGGGAGACCTGCTCATACGCGTGCTCGTGAAAAATCCAAAAAAACTTTCCCGTAAGGCAAAAAAACTCTTCGAAGAGTTACGGGAAGAGGGAGTGTGA
- a CDS encoding molecular chaperone DnaK, whose amino-acid sequence MAKILGIDLGTTNSAMAVVEGGEPKILESTEGARTTPSMVALSKSNERLAGLLAKRQAVTNPQNTVYSVKRFIGRKFSDPEVQKDKKLMPYEMRESSAGGVEVKMGEKWYRPEEMSAMILQKLKHDAEAKLGEKIEEAIITVPAYFDDSQRKATKDAGEIAGLKVRRILNEPTAAALAYGFNKKNDEQIVVYDFGGGTFDVSVLEVSNDTIEVKSTDGDTHLGGDDFDQTIIEWLVDEFKKDSGIDISKDTLALQRLKDAAEKAKHELSSTPETEINIPFITSDASGPKHLLVKLSRAKFEDLVGEYISRSIEITKRAVKEAGFEISQIDEIILVGGQTRMPAIQRAVKELFGKEPNKTINPDEVVADGAAVQAGILQGDVKDVLLLDVTPLSLGLETLGGVMTRLIEKNTTVPVERTQVFSTAADNQTSVEIHVLQGEREMAGDNKTLGRFILDGIPPSPRGIPQVEVKFDIDANGILSVSAKDKATGKTQSVRIEGSSGLSKEEVEKMKKDAEAHAEEDKKKRESIDVKNAADTLVYSAEKSLRDAGDKVEAGVRDDVNAKIETLKKLKESGSKEEIENASKELSQALAKIGEVLYKQAQEKEKDGNADTASEGGVKTHDVEHEDVDKKDEQK is encoded by the coding sequence ATGGCAAAGATATTAGGAATTGACCTTGGGACAACCAACTCCGCAATGGCAGTGGTTGAGGGAGGAGAGCCCAAAATATTAGAAAGCACCGAAGGCGCGCGTACCACGCCGTCTATGGTCGCACTTTCAAAATCAAACGAACGGCTCGCAGGACTTCTTGCGAAGCGCCAAGCAGTAACCAACCCGCAGAATACAGTATATTCGGTAAAACGCTTTATTGGGCGGAAGTTTTCTGACCCGGAGGTGCAAAAAGATAAAAAACTCATGCCGTATGAAATGCGCGAATCAAGCGCGGGAGGGGTGGAGGTAAAGATGGGCGAAAAGTGGTACCGCCCGGAAGAGATGTCGGCAATGATACTCCAGAAGCTCAAGCATGACGCTGAAGCGAAACTTGGAGAAAAGATAGAAGAAGCAATCATCACGGTGCCTGCGTATTTTGACGATTCACAGCGCAAAGCTACAAAAGATGCGGGCGAAATTGCAGGGCTGAAAGTCCGTCGTATTCTGAACGAACCGACAGCGGCCGCTCTTGCGTATGGATTTAACAAGAAAAATGATGAGCAGATTGTAGTATATGACTTTGGGGGAGGGACATTTGATGTATCGGTGCTTGAGGTTTCAAACGACACAATAGAAGTAAAATCAACCGACGGTGATACACATCTCGGAGGTGATGATTTTGACCAGACGATAATTGAATGGCTTGTAGATGAATTCAAAAAGGATTCGGGTATTGATATTTCTAAAGATACCCTTGCGCTCCAGCGGCTAAAGGATGCTGCAGAAAAAGCAAAACACGAATTGTCTTCAACGCCGGAAACTGAAATAAATATTCCGTTTATTACATCAGATGCATCCGGTCCTAAGCATTTGCTTGTAAAACTTTCCCGTGCAAAATTTGAAGACCTTGTGGGCGAATATATTTCGCGCTCAATTGAGATTACGAAGCGCGCAGTGAAAGAAGCGGGCTTTGAGATTTCCCAAATTGACGAAATTATTCTTGTCGGCGGACAGACACGGATGCCTGCTATTCAGAGGGCCGTAAAGGAATTATTCGGCAAAGAGCCAAATAAGACCATTAATCCTGATGAGGTGGTTGCGGATGGTGCTGCGGTGCAAGCGGGGATTTTACAGGGAGATGTAAAAGATGTGCTGTTGCTTGATGTGACGCCTTTATCATTGGGGCTTGAAACGCTCGGGGGCGTTATGACGCGGCTTATTGAAAAAAATACTACCGTGCCGGTGGAGCGTACACAAGTATTTTCTACTGCAGCTGATAATCAGACATCGGTTGAGATTCATGTGCTCCAGGGAGAGCGTGAGATGGCAGGTGACAACAAAACGCTCGGACGGTTTATATTAGACGGCATTCCGCCGTCGCCCCGCGGCATCCCGCAGGTTGAAGTAAAATTCGACATTGATGCAAACGGTATTTTGAGCGTGTCTGCAAAAGATAAAGCGACCGGTAAAACTCAATCCGTGCGCATCGAGGGCTCAAGCGGGCTTTCAAAAGAAGAAGTAGAAAAGATGAAGAAGGACGCGGAAGCACATGCTGAAGAAGACAAGAAAAAGCGCGAGTCCATTGATGTCAAAAATGCTGCTGATACCCTTGTTTATTCTGCGGAGAAATCACTGCGTGATGCGGGGGATAAGGTAGAAGCAGGCGTGCGGGACGATGTGAATGCAAAGATAGAAACACTAAAGAAACTCAAAGAATCCGGCTCTAAGGAGGAGATAGAAAACGCGTCAAAAGAACTCTCTCAAGCACTTGCTAAAATTGGTGAAGTACTTTACAAGCAGGCCCAGGAAAAAGAGAAAGACGGTAATGCGGATACGGCGAGCGAGGGAGGCGTAAAAACGCATGATGTGGAGCATGAGGATGTCGATAAAAAAGACGAACAAAAATAA
- the grpE gene encoding nucleotide exchange factor GrpE, whose protein sequence is MTRAKHKKEDDDIEIVEEGEDRAEGRIDKLRTDLAACRKEKQEYLEGWQRAKADLINHKKDEAERKQALARFATEGMVHDILPVLDSFDLALKHAEGSDIEKGILMIRSQLEDVLRRKGAEVIPVRAGDPFDMMIHESVGETESDAPPGTVAEETQRGYRMHGKVIRASRVKLSKE, encoded by the coding sequence ATGACACGAGCAAAACACAAAAAAGAAGACGACGACATTGAGATCGTAGAAGAAGGCGAAGACAGGGCAGAAGGACGGATAGACAAGCTGCGCACGGATCTCGCGGCATGCAGAAAGGAAAAACAAGAGTATCTGGAAGGATGGCAGCGCGCAAAAGCCGACCTTATCAATCACAAGAAGGACGAAGCAGAACGGAAACAGGCGCTCGCACGCTTTGCAACGGAAGGCATGGTACATGATATCCTCCCCGTACTTGATAGTTTTGATCTTGCACTCAAACATGCGGAAGGGAGCGACATAGAAAAGGGAATTTTAATGATACGGAGCCAGCTTGAAGATGTGTTGCGCCGGAAGGGAGCAGAAGTAATTCCAGTACGCGCAGGAGACCCATTTGATATGATGATACACGAAAGCGTAGGCGAGACCGAATCAGACGCCCCGCCGGGCACGGTCGCCGAAGAGACACAACGAGGCTACCGCATGCATGGAAAAGTCATCCGTGCATCACGCGTAAAGCTCTCAAAAGAATAA
- a CDS encoding 30S ribosomal protein S9 gives MPTAVKETYIETVGRRKTASARARVFADDKQKKVHITINDKPVEKFFSIDELQRAVFEPLEKLKKTSGYRITIKVQGGGIRGQAEAIRHAIARALVKEDESIRKKLKRPGFLKRDPRVKERRKFGLKKARKAPQWSKR, from the coding sequence ATGCCTACAGCAGTAAAAGAAACATACATCGAAACCGTAGGACGGCGGAAGACCGCAAGTGCACGCGCTCGCGTTTTTGCCGACGATAAGCAAAAAAAAGTACACATCACCATTAACGACAAGCCGGTAGAAAAATTCTTTTCAATTGATGAATTACAGCGGGCGGTGTTTGAGCCGTTAGAAAAGCTCAAAAAAACAAGCGGGTACCGCATTACGATAAAAGTACAGGGAGGCGGCATACGGGGGCAGGCAGAAGCCATCCGCCATGCGATTGCGCGTGCTCTTGTAAAAGAAGACGAAAGTATCCGTAAAAAACTCAAGCGGCCTGGATTTTTAAAGCGCGACCCGCGAGTGAAAGAACGAAGAAAATTTGGACTGAAAAAGGCAAGAAAAGCTCCACAGTGGAGCAAGCGGTAG
- a CDS encoding 50S ribosomal protein L13, with protein sequence MKTDTPTKQEEIIIDAEGQILGRLATRIAYTLMGKDKPSYERHELKPVPVKITNASKVKVSGQKQKQKIYTRFTGYPSGLKKRTYEEQLEKDPTEIIRTAVWGMLPKNKLRKQFIKYLTIEK encoded by the coding sequence ATGAAAACAGACACACCGACAAAACAGGAAGAAATAATCATTGATGCCGAAGGCCAGATTTTGGGCCGTCTTGCGACGCGTATCGCGTATACCCTCATGGGCAAGGATAAGCCATCCTATGAACGCCACGAATTAAAGCCGGTACCGGTAAAAATCACGAATGCTTCAAAGGTAAAAGTTTCGGGTCAGAAGCAAAAGCAAAAAATATACACCCGTTTCACCGGGTATCCGTCAGGGCTCAAAAAGCGCACATACGAGGAACAACTTGAAAAAGACCCTACCGAAATTATCCGTACTGCCGTATGGGGCATGCTCCCGAAAAACAAACTGAGAAAGCAATTTATTAAATATCTTACGATAGAAAAATAA
- a CDS encoding 50S ribosomal protein L17, protein MRHRKKGKILGRKRNSRNALRRSLLRSLILSGKIKTTEAKAKVLRIDAEKMITKARTGSVVARRRAAESLDNRAVKQLFEVVGPRYKERNGGYTRIMKANPRKGDSARMAVIELV, encoded by the coding sequence ATGCGACACCGAAAGAAGGGAAAAATTTTAGGAAGAAAACGAAATTCGCGGAATGCTCTCCGCCGGAGTTTGCTTCGCTCACTTATTCTTTCGGGCAAGATAAAGACCACCGAGGCAAAGGCAAAGGTGCTGCGGATAGATGCCGAAAAGATGATAACAAAGGCGCGGACCGGTTCTGTCGTTGCACGGCGGCGCGCAGCAGAGTCGCTTGATAACCGCGCGGTTAAGCAATTATTTGAAGTCGTAGGTCCCCGCTACAAAGAGCGGAACGGCGGGTATACCCGCATCATGAAAGCAAATCCGCGCAAGGGGGACAGTGCCCGAATGGCGGTCATTGAGCTTGTATAA
- a CDS encoding DNA-directed RNA polymerase subunit alpha: MDKSIILPSKPRVISEEKMTGVYEIDGLYPGYGHTFGNALRRILLSSLPGAAATEVKIEGVKHMFSTIDGVKEDVVTILLNLKQLRVKAHSDEPQKLTLQVKGAKEITAKDFKVPTQLELANPELMIATLTDKESSISMEVTVEKGLGYRAHDAAQQKKKMDIGSMMLDAVFTPIRRVRYEVENMRVGDRTDFNRLRITIETDGTLTPREALEKSITIMIEQLKAIIGFVEEEETPIIEEKIDSKEEDKDEGAGQEGDLSDVLKVRIEELNFSGRVLNALSHAGIRTVGGLVKKTPEDLMKLEGIGEKAVEDIKQVLDGMGLTLRE, translated from the coding sequence ATGGATAAATCAATCATACTGCCATCAAAACCCCGCGTTATTTCCGAAGAGAAAATGACAGGGGTGTACGAAATAGACGGCTTGTATCCCGGGTATGGCCACACATTTGGCAATGCGTTACGCCGCATTCTGTTGTCATCTTTGCCGGGCGCTGCCGCGACTGAAGTAAAAATAGAAGGAGTAAAGCACATGTTCTCAACAATCGACGGCGTAAAAGAAGATGTTGTTACTATTCTCCTGAACCTAAAACAGCTCCGCGTGAAAGCGCATTCAGATGAGCCGCAAAAACTTACCCTTCAGGTAAAGGGTGCGAAGGAGATTACGGCAAAAGACTTTAAGGTCCCGACTCAGCTTGAGCTCGCAAATCCGGAACTCATGATTGCAACTCTTACGGATAAGGAAAGTTCTATCTCTATGGAAGTAACTGTAGAAAAGGGACTCGGGTACCGCGCGCATGACGCGGCACAGCAAAAGAAAAAGATGGACATCGGCTCCATGATGCTTGATGCGGTGTTCACTCCGATACGGCGTGTCCGTTACGAAGTAGAGAACATGCGTGTGGGCGACCGGACAGACTTTAACCGGCTCCGTATAACCATTGAGACTGACGGCACACTCACCCCGCGCGAAGCGCTCGAAAAATCAATTACCATCATGATAGAGCAGCTAAAGGCAATTATCGGATTTGTTGAGGAGGAAGAAACGCCAATTATTGAAGAAAAAATAGACAGCAAGGAAGAAGATAAAGACGAGGGTGCGGGCCAAGAAGGCGATTTGTCTGATGTATTGAAAGTGCGCATTGAAGAGCTGAACTTTTCAGGACGCGTATTGAATGCGCTTTCGCACGCAGGCATCCGTACCGTCGGCGGTTTGGTAAAAAAGACCCCTGAGGACCTCATGAAGCTCGAAGGTATCGGAGAGAAGGCGGTAGAGGATATCAAGCAGGTTCTTGACGGCATGGGTCTTACATTGAGGGAATAA
- a CDS encoding 30S ribosomal protein S4 codes for MATIITCKKCRRLGVSVCGRERCAVKRKPYPPGTAPGRGRGGRRRGLSEYGTQLKEKQVVKFSYGLRERQFRNYVMKAMVVKDGMSSNRLVAFLEKRLDNVVYRLGLATSRSQARQIVSHGHIHVNGRRVNIPSFQVREGDVVSLRPQSQGKGLFADLEIRLKNHAVAGWLLLDKKTFTGTVKGMPHIDVFDIPANLNNVMEFYSR; via the coding sequence ATGGCAACCATCATTACATGTAAAAAATGCAGACGATTAGGAGTTTCGGTATGCGGCCGCGAACGCTGTGCCGTGAAGCGAAAGCCCTATCCGCCGGGAACCGCTCCGGGACGAGGCAGAGGAGGACGGCGCCGCGGATTATCCGAGTACGGAACCCAGCTCAAAGAAAAGCAGGTGGTGAAGTTTTCGTATGGGCTTCGGGAGCGACAATTCCGTAACTATGTCATGAAAGCAATGGTGGTAAAAGATGGCATGAGTTCAAACCGCTTGGTAGCCTTTTTAGAAAAGCGGCTGGATAATGTCGTGTACCGCTTGGGGTTGGCAACATCGCGCTCACAGGCACGCCAGATTGTTTCGCATGGACATATCCATGTAAACGGCAGACGGGTGAATATCCCGTCATTCCAGGTACGGGAAGGCGATGTGGTATCGTTGCGTCCGCAAAGCCAAGGGAAGGGATTGTTTGCTGATCTTGAAATCCGCTTAAAAAATCATGCCGTTGCAGGGTGGCTTTTGTTGGACAAAAAGACATTCACCGGAACAGTCAAAGGGATGCCGCATATTGATGTCTTCGATATTCCGGCGAACCTGAACAATGTCATGGAATTTTATTCGCGTTAA
- a CDS encoding 30S ribosomal protein S11 → MGKKRIARKSGSGVNADLKSRALSRLPKRKLEKGHVHIQATYNNTMVGFSDEKGNMLIWSTAGAMGFKGARKGTPYAASKVVELIVEKAKMVGVSHIDIFVKGVGAGRESAIRTLIGSGIGVDAIRDVTPIPHNGPKAPKPRRV, encoded by the coding sequence ATGGGTAAAAAGCGTATAGCAAGAAAATCAGGAAGCGGCGTGAACGCGGATTTAAAATCCCGCGCGTTGAGCAGGCTCCCAAAGCGCAAGCTCGAAAAGGGGCATGTGCATATCCAGGCTACGTATAACAATACGATGGTCGGATTTTCTGATGAAAAGGGCAACATGCTCATCTGGTCAACTGCGGGCGCTATGGGGTTTAAGGGCGCACGCAAAGGCACGCCGTACGCGGCATCAAAAGTAGTTGAGCTTATTGTTGAGAAGGCGAAAATGGTGGGGGTTTCCCATATTGATATTTTTGTAAAAGGAGTGGGCGCGGGACGCGAGTCAGCAATCCGTACGCTTATTGGTTCCGGTATAGGCGTTGACGCAATACGCGATGTAACGCCAATCCCGCACAACGGACCGAAAGCGCCAAAGCCGCGCCGCGTATAA
- a CDS encoding 30S ribosomal protein S13 gives MPRIAGVEIPENKRIEFALPSIYGIGRSLARRIAESAKIGVDKKVSELTPDEVNRLRAIIEGQMTIEGDLRRDIRTNIKRLKDIKAYRGTRHMRNLPVHGQRTKTNSRTRRGNVRQTMGSGKRKLEKK, from the coding sequence ATGCCACGCATTGCAGGAGTAGAAATTCCTGAAAATAAAAGAATAGAATTTGCGCTACCTTCCATTTATGGCATTGGGCGTTCTTTGGCGCGTCGTATTGCGGAATCGGCAAAGATAGGTGTGGATAAGAAAGTCTCTGAATTAACTCCTGATGAAGTAAATCGCCTCCGTGCGATTATTGAGGGACAGATGACGATAGAAGGAGACTTGCGCCGCGACATTCGTACGAACATAAAGCGATTAAAAGACATTAAAGCATATCGGGGCACTCGCCACATGAGAAATCTGCCCGTGCACGGACAGCGTACAAAAACAAATTCACGGACCCGCAGAGGAAATGTCCGCCAGACCATGGGTTCCGGTAAGCGAAAATTAGAGAAGAAGTAA
- a CDS encoding 50S ribosomal protein L36 yields the protein MKVRASVKKICSDCKVIRRKGRVRVICKNPKHKQRQG from the coding sequence ATGAAAGTACGCGCATCAGTAAAGAAAATTTGTAGTGATTGTAAAGTTATACGACGCAAGGGAAGAGTGCGTGTTATTTGCAAAAATCCAAAACATAAACAACGGCAAGGATAA
- a CDS encoding translation initiation factor IF-1 translates to MTKEGRKEKEIKTGVVVEALPNATFRVDVEGGEGLVFAHLSGKMRMYRIKVLVGDKVKMEMDDYDSAKGRIIQRM, encoded by the coding sequence ATGACAAAAGAAGGAAGAAAAGAGAAGGAAATAAAGACAGGAGTTGTTGTTGAGGCCTTGCCAAATGCTACATTCCGTGTTGATGTAGAAGGCGGCGAAGGCCTTGTTTTTGCTCATTTGTCGGGGAAGATGCGGATGTATCGCATTAAGGTATTGGTTGGCGATAAGGTAAAGATGGAAATGGACGATTACGACTCTGCAAAGGGGAGAATCATTCAGCGAATGTAA